The nucleotide sequence CCATGGATTGCGGTTCATGGTCAGACTCCTAGGCGACGGCGTCCGCCACCACCGCCACGACTGGGCGCTGGGCGTGACATCTGCCGGCCACCACCGCCGCCGGCACCACGTGACTGGGACATCGAACGCTGGCTCGCCTGTCCACGATTCATCTGCGAGCGCGACGATCCGGGCGATTGCGAGCCGCTGAATGCATTGTTGCGAGCGCCACCCGACTGCCGGTTGCCACCGAAATCCTGGCGTGAGCCACCGCGATCTGCTCCACTGAAATTGCCACGGTCGGCCACCTGGCCACCACCGCGATTTCCCCCGTTGACGTTGCCGCGATCCCCTGCGCCCTGCCCTCCGCGATTGCCGCCGGACGGACGGTTGAGCGCCGCACCGGTCTCTCCTGCACCACGCCGTGCAGCCATGGAGGAACCATTGTTCGTGGCGCGGTCGAAGCTCTGCAGCGAATTCTGTCGACTGGCATCGCGGGCCGAATCACGACCGCGGAACGCTTCGCGCTGTTGCGAACCACCTCGGCCCTGGTCAAAGCGCTGGCGGCTGGCGGAGTCGCGATAAGGCGTGCCTCGTCGATTGTCGGGATTGTGGTTCCATCGCTGGTTGCCGTTGCCGGAGATGCGGTTGTTGACGTTGTTGACGCTGTTGTAGCGATTGACGTTGACGTTCACGTCGCCGTGGCCCCAGTTGAAACCGCCCCACAACGCACCGGTGATCGCGATGCCCACGCCGAAGGCCATGCCCGCGGCCAGGGCCTGGCCCGGGTAGTAGCCATACGGCGGCGGCCAATACGTCGGCGGATAGGAGGGATACGGCCATGCGCCGTAAACCACCGTCGGGTTGTATTGCGGCACGTACACCACCTGCGGATTCGAGGGTTCGATCTGGATGATGGTGGTGCCTTCGGTCGATCCCGGTGGC is from Dyella jiangningensis and encodes:
- a CDS encoding DUF3300 domain-containing protein, with translation MKTTMRCGFLRTCLWRFALLPIVLSGAVHAQASQPQPQNQAQSQNQAQSQKIYNNQQLDQMLAPVALYPDALLSQIFMATTYPSDVAEAAAWSAANPKAKGDDAVKQVNTKPWDPSVQSLVAFPQVLAQMKEHPDWVQNVGDAFLAQPDDVMASVQRLRAQAKASGNLKSNEQQKVTEQAAPPGSTEGTTIIQIEPSNPQVVYVPQYNPTVVYGAWPYPSYPPTYWPPPYGYYPGQALAAGMAFGVGIAITGALWGGFNWGHGDVNVNVNRYNSVNNVNNRISGNGNQRWNHNPDNRRGTPYRDSASRQRFDQGRGGSQQREAFRGRDSARDASRQNSLQSFDRATNNGSSMAARRGAGETGAALNRPSGGNRGGQGAGDRGNVNGGNRGGGQVADRGNFSGADRGGSRQDFGGNRQSGGARNNAFSGSQSPGSSRSQMNRGQASQRSMSQSRGAGGGGGRQMSRPAPSRGGGGGRRRLGV